A window of the Candidatus Tanganyikabacteria bacterium genome harbors these coding sequences:
- a CDS encoding HEAT repeat domain-containing protein, whose product MLSWIVILGLVGAGSVPLVIAYLYGYLPGTYTYSLRSLGHKSRKVVIAAAQHLGKVKNPESIGPLIRCLKKPDPGIRKACIEALAAMGKPAIEPLCQTFIHHDEELRFSAVQALLGIDRNASIEPLCRKLATSPAFIRRYVSETLVTIGPEVIEPLLLNAPQMAVGTYDDKREESQSVFENFTDVLTRLGKKDPDLLYQAIAAGDNQKLLLARTLGRLNDDRAPSLLCRILGSKNPNLRQLALEGLKDLGEGAVPSIVDVLRGKSEIAKKGAVDLLVAIGGRAHRALFELIEVDDPQVRLDAATALARMGRVRPLITVLWPKNHVEVAYVIENGAKTKIDTLANIAVFRSAIEQALYLGKMSKKYRAMYYLQSLLILVFPEAVSRIDDPRLGRVLGFGGGVVENFGFLRVTHIHPVARKELEKPRKVAKKKKGKKGPAVEEDEALAPEEFPDAASLAEGYA is encoded by the coding sequence ATGTTGTCCTGGATCGTCATTCTTGGCCTGGTTGGCGCCGGTAGCGTCCCCCTGGTGATAGCGTACCTCTATGGCTACTTGCCGGGGACCTACACGTACAGCCTGCGCTCGCTCGGCCACAAGAGCCGCAAGGTCGTCATCGCGGCCGCCCAGCATCTGGGCAAGGTCAAGAATCCGGAATCCATCGGGCCGCTGATCCGCTGCCTCAAGAAGCCGGATCCGGGCATCCGCAAGGCGTGCATCGAGGCCCTCGCGGCGATGGGCAAGCCGGCGATCGAACCGCTGTGCCAGACCTTCATCCACCACGACGAGGAACTTCGATTCTCGGCGGTGCAGGCTTTGCTGGGAATAGACCGCAACGCGAGCATCGAGCCGCTGTGCCGCAAGCTGGCGACCTCGCCGGCTTTCATCCGCCGCTACGTGTCGGAGACCCTGGTCACCATCGGGCCCGAGGTCATCGAACCGCTATTGCTAAACGCTCCGCAGATGGCCGTCGGCACTTACGACGACAAGCGCGAGGAGAGCCAGTCGGTCTTCGAGAATTTCACCGACGTCCTCACGCGCTTGGGCAAGAAGGATCCCGACCTCCTCTACCAGGCGATCGCCGCCGGCGACAACCAGAAGCTGCTCCTGGCCCGCACGCTCGGCCGCCTCAACGACGACCGCGCCCCGAGCCTGCTGTGCCGCATCCTGGGGTCGAAGAACCCCAACCTGCGGCAGCTTGCCCTGGAAGGCCTCAAGGACCTGGGCGAAGGCGCGGTCCCCTCCATCGTTGACGTCCTGCGGGGCAAGAGCGAGATCGCCAAGAAGGGCGCGGTCGATCTGCTGGTGGCCATCGGCGGCCGGGCTCACCGCGCGCTGTTCGAACTCATCGAGGTGGACGATCCGCAGGTGCGCCTGGATGCGGCGACCGCGCTGGCGCGGATGGGCCGGGTGCGGCCGCTCATCACCGTCCTGTGGCCCAAGAACCACGTCGAGGTGGCCTACGTCATCGAGAACGGCGCGAAGACCAAGATAGACACCCTGGCCAACATCGCGGTCTTCCGGTCGGCCATCGAGCAGGCCCTCTACCTGGGCAAGATGTCCAAGAAGTACCGCGCGATGTACTACCTGCAGAGCCTGCTGATCCTCGTGTTTCCCGAGGCGGTGTCGCGCATCGACGATCCGCGCCTCGGCAGGGTGCTGGGCTTCGGGGGCGGAGTGGTGGAGAATTTCGGCTTCCTGCGCGTGACGCACATCCACCCGGTCGCCCGCAAGGAACTCGAGAAGCCGCGGAAGGTCGCCAAGAAGAAGAAGGGGAAGAAAGGCCCGGCCGTCGAGGAGGACGAGGCGCTGGCGCCCGAGGAGTTCCCCGACGCGGCGAGCCTGGCGGAAGGCTACGCCTGA